The nucleotide sequence GCTGACAGTGCCGCACAGCTGCTGGACTTAATGAATTCATAAGGACAGGAGTTGGATGGCCACTGTGCGGCACTGTCCTTATGAGTTCATTGAGTCCGGCAGCTGTACATGTCAGGCcagtgtatgacctgctttaccctgtTGCTCCCTGTACAGCcatattagaactgcaagtctcAGCAGACCCGATGGTCATACACACTGGACTGACATGTGTATCACCATCGGGtgtgctgggacttgcagttctaatagtactgacatggctgtacagagagaggcagAGTGAAGCAGGACCCAATAGCAGGGGAACGCCCCAGATCATGACGTGTCGGCCTACGTCGTGACACAAAATGGCATCCGGGGCTGAAAGATGATCTTGACCTCCAGTGGCCAGCGGGACCAGGGAAAGTGGGGTAAGATGCTAGAATTGGCTACCAAAGTATATTATGAAGttacataacttttcatgtggggagggaatgagGGGAAACGTTTttcaccacactacccctttaaagggtattcccatgtccgcttgttatcccctatccgtTAAGCTGAGCAGTGAGTTATGACCGCAGATCCCGAGAAAAGGGgtgcaatgaatggagcagcctACTCGGCCTGCActgcattcattctctatgatgcCCCTGAACGCATCTGAGGGCTGAACTTGGAAGCATTTTGTGGCCTGAGAATGCATGAAGCACAGGCCCCTGTGAGCACTGAATTTATTGCGGTGCAATTGCAACCCCGTTCTTGGGACTGTTTGGGGTCCCagcagttatcccctatcctatgcgTAGCTGAATACCCAGGCTGGCATCACGTTTTGGGGCATACACCAACCTACATGCAAGCTACATAATAACCTATCATAAAAAAGGGTACCTGCATTGATGTCCTAGCAAACTATGAGGGCGAGAGATAGatttgtgctgtatatgtatttaGTACAAATTGCCGTAAAGGTCTCTGCTGACTATGATAGAAAGGCGTCCGATCACACAGCATGCAGGTTatgactgatcagtgtatatgCAAACGATAACCTCACCATTTCCTATTTTTTTGTCATACTTTAGTGGATGCAGGTCACCGCGCTGTCATTTTTGACAGATTCCGTGGTGTGCAGGATTTAGTGGTGGATGAAGGTACACACTTCCTTATTCCCTGGGTCCAGAAACCAATAATATTTGACTGCCGCTCACGTCCCCGCAATGTCCCTGTAATAACAGGAAGCAAAGGTAAGAAGAAAACTTCAGCACCGTATTACACCAACAACCTTGTGCTATGAAGGAGGGGTTTACTTATTGGGTCTATCCTTCACAGATCTGCAGAACGTAAACATCACCCTGCGTATCCTTTTCCGGCCGGTCGCCAGTCAGCTGCCTCGTATCTACACCAGTATTGGAGAAGACTATGATGAGAGGGTTCTACCGTCTATTACTACTGAGAtattgaagtcagtggtggtAAGTGTGCACAGTGATGGGAATGGTAAATGCAGGGGTCTGGATTATTCTATGACACATTAAGTGCTGTAGGGTCTAAGGGCTTCTCTTAGTGGCCGCTGCAAGGGAAATGTATTATTTCATGACTGTCCTTGTTGATGGGTCAGGTCCATCCATGCATTGGTGAGGGTGTGACCACTGGGATCCCAACTGATCCTTAGGATGGGGACAATATTGTCACCTGACTGAATGGTGTACATGACCAGCATTCTATTTAATCTCTGGGCCTGCAAAACATTTGTGATAGCCAAGCCCAGTACAGTTTGGTGGCCCCATAAAGCCGTTCTAAGGATTGCTGTGGGTCCCAGTGGTCGGACCACTCCACTGACCATCCCATTGGATAGGGGATGAGGTCTTGAGATGGGATTACACCTTTAAGGTGCCAATGTCACAATACAAGTGTACGTCTATAAGACAAGAGAACCCGCTGTAGTTGTAGGATTTAGGCCTAAGTAGTCATTGAGTTTATTGCCTTAATCAAGTCTTGTCATCATACCAAACTCATATTTGTCGTTATTTTGATCGGATATTTCAATACTTGTCTGTGACAGGCCCGATTTGATGCAGGAGAACTGATTACCCAGAGAGAGCTGGTTTCAAGGCAGGTCAGCGAGGATCTGACAGAAAGAGCCACCACATTCGGGCTCATCTTGGATGACGTGTCCCTGGTAAGTTCATGCATAGGCTTTAGGGATAACTACTGTGTATTACGTcaatgttcttttctttttttgctccTTTGTACAATAATATAAAAACTGAAACAACTATGCAAACAGTAAAAATTCCCTGTAATGTTGGGTCTACAACCCTGTGTAGTTTGATACTGTTATACTCCATCTGTCCTTTATTTTTGGCGATATACATGCAGCAGATTAGCAAGGCACAAATGAAAGGCAGTgtaactgcaggatcagactacacaggatttGCTG is from Dendropsophus ebraccatus isolate aDenEbr1 chromosome 14, aDenEbr1.pat, whole genome shotgun sequence and encodes:
- the PHB1 gene encoding prohibitin 1; this encodes MAAKLFESIGKLGLGLAIAGGVVNSALYNVDAGHRAVIFDRFRGVQDLVVDEGTHFLIPWVQKPIIFDCRSRPRNVPVITGSKDLQNVNITLRILFRPVASQLPRIYTSIGEDYDERVLPSITTEILKSVVARFDAGELITQRELVSRQVSEDLTERATTFGLILDDVSLTHLTFGKEFTEAVEAKQVAQQEAERARFIVEKAEQQKKAAIISAEGDSKAAELIAISLAEVGDGLIELRKLEAAEDIAYQLSRSRNVTYLPPGQSTLLQLPQ